One window of the Candidatus Spechtbacteria bacterium genome contains the following:
- the nusA gene encoding transcription termination/antitermination protein NusA, whose translation MDLRALSSALSQIAEEKGIKVDQVLEAIEMAIAAAYKKDYGERGQIVRAKFDPETGKMEVWQVKIVVDETMIKTEEEIEAARQAALESGEAYQPEEEEVFTKEGEEAVPHKIRFNPEKHIMIEEAKQIDPNVELGQEMIFPLETREDFGRVAAQTAKQVVIQRIREAERESIYTEFESKTDQIISGVVQRMEGPYVFVDIGKTIGIVLPKDQVARERYRIGERMRFYVLGIESGPKGPQVYLSRSHPKFVARLFELEVPEISGGSVEIKAIAREAGDRTKIAVASLEDGVDPIGSCVGQRGTRVAAVIHELGGEKIDIIEWKSEPAAFISAALSPAKVLDVKLENGRALVTVVEDQLSLAIGREGQNVRLAAKLTNSKIDIKSKETGEIKGSTETAEEDAPVETEGKPEEKIEEAEDVKEETNMSEKNEEK comes from the coding sequence ATGGATCTTCGCGCATTAAGCTCTGCACTATCACAGATTGCAGAGGAAAAAGGAATAAAAGTTGATCAAGTTTTGGAAGCCATTGAAATGGCTATTGCAGCTGCCTACAAAAAGGATTACGGTGAGCGCGGGCAGATAGTGCGGGCGAAGTTTGATCCCGAAACTGGCAAAATGGAAGTATGGCAGGTAAAAATCGTGGTGGATGAAACGATGATTAAAACCGAAGAGGAAATTGAGGCCGCGAGACAAGCGGCCTTGGAGAGTGGCGAAGCATACCAGCCGGAAGAAGAGGAAGTGTTTACCAAGGAAGGCGAGGAGGCGGTGCCGCATAAAATTCGCTTTAATCCGGAAAAGCACATTATGATTGAAGAGGCAAAACAAATTGACCCTAATGTTGAGTTGGGACAAGAAATGATTTTCCCGCTTGAAACCAGAGAAGATTTTGGTCGTGTAGCCGCGCAGACCGCAAAACAGGTTGTTATTCAGCGCATTCGTGAAGCGGAGCGAGAATCTATTTATACCGAATTTGAATCAAAGACAGACCAAATTATCAGCGGTGTCGTTCAGCGCATGGAGGGGCCGTACGTGTTTGTTGATATTGGCAAAACAATCGGTATTGTCTTGCCAAAAGATCAGGTGGCGCGTGAACGCTATCGTATCGGTGAGCGTATGCGTTTCTATGTACTAGGAATTGAATCTGGGCCAAAAGGGCCGCAGGTGTATTTGTCACGCTCGCATCCAAAATTTGTAGCGCGATTATTTGAGCTTGAGGTGCCGGAAATTTCTGGCGGTTCGGTAGAGATTAAAGCTATCGCGCGTGAAGCGGGCGATAGAACAAAAATAGCAGTAGCGTCTCTTGAAGATGGTGTTGACCCAATCGGCTCATGCGTTGGCCAGCGCGGCACGCGTGTTGCGGCAGTCATTCATGAACTTGGGGGTGAGAAAATTGATATTATAGAGTGGAAGAGCGAACCGGCCGCATTCATATCAGCGGCTCTTTCTCCAGCCAAGGTACTAGATGTGAAGCTTGAGAATGGACGGGCGCTTGTTACCGTGGTAGAAGATCAATTGTCTCTAGCAATCGGACGCGAAGGGCAGAATGTGCGCCTTGCCGCAAAATTAACAAATAGTAAAATTGATATAAAATCAAAAGAGACCGGGGAGATTAAGGGAAGCACGGAGACTGCAGAGGAAGATGCACCCGTCGAGACCGAGGGAAAACCAGAAGAGAAGATTGAAGAAGCAGAAGATGTGAAGGAAGAGACTAATATGTCTGAAAAAAATGAAGAAAAATAA